Proteins encoded by one window of Flavobacterium sp. N502540:
- the murA gene encoding UDP-N-acetylglucosamine 1-carboxyvinyltransferase: MGIFKIEGGTPLKGEITPQGAKNEALQILCAVLLTGDKVRINNIPDIIDINKLITLLGNLGVKIQRNEPGSITFQADEVNVGYLETEAFKKEGGALRGSIMIVGPLLARFGKGYIPKPGGDKIGRRRLDTHFEGFINLGAKFRYNREDHFYGVESPEEGLTGTDMLLDEASVTGTANIVMAAVLAKGTTTVYNAACEPYLQQLCKMLNSMGAKITGVGSNLLTIEGVESLGGCEHRILPDMIEIGSWIGLAAMTKSEITIKNVSWENLGLIPNTFRKLGITIEKRNDDIYIPAHKDGYEVKTDIDGSILTIADAPWPGFTPDLLSIVLVVATQAKGDVLIHQKMFESRLFFVDKLIDMGAKIMLCDPHRAVVMGHNFESQLKATTMSSPDIRAGISLLIAALSAKGTSTIQNIEQIDRGYERIDERLRAIGAKIVRA; this comes from the coding sequence ATGGGAATTTTTAAAATCGAAGGAGGAACACCTTTAAAAGGAGAAATCACTCCGCAAGGAGCAAAAAATGAAGCGTTACAAATTTTATGCGCCGTGCTTTTAACGGGGGATAAAGTGAGAATTAATAATATTCCCGATATTATTGACATCAATAAATTAATTACTTTATTGGGTAATTTAGGTGTAAAAATCCAACGAAATGAGCCGGGTTCGATTACGTTTCAGGCAGATGAGGTTAATGTAGGTTATTTGGAAACTGAAGCTTTCAAAAAAGAAGGTGGAGCTCTTCGTGGTTCTATTATGATTGTTGGGCCGCTTTTGGCACGTTTTGGTAAAGGATATATTCCAAAACCTGGAGGAGATAAAATTGGACGTCGTAGATTAGATACACACTTCGAAGGTTTCATTAATCTTGGAGCAAAATTCAGATACAACAGAGAAGATCATTTTTATGGAGTAGAATCTCCTGAAGAAGGTCTTACCGGAACAGATATGCTGCTTGATGAGGCATCAGTAACCGGAACAGCAAACATCGTCATGGCTGCTGTTTTGGCAAAAGGAACAACAACTGTTTACAATGCTGCGTGTGAGCCTTACTTACAGCAGTTGTGTAAAATGTTAAACTCTATGGGAGCTAAAATTACCGGAGTAGGTTCAAACTTATTGACTATTGAAGGTGTTGAAAGCCTTGGTGGATGTGAGCACAGAATTCTTCCGGATATGATCGAAATTGGTTCATGGATTGGTCTTGCGGCAATGACAAAAAGCGAAATTACGATCAAAAATGTAAGCTGGGAAAATTTAGGTTTGATTCCAAATACATTTAGAAAATTGGGAATTACTATTGAAAAACGCAATGACGATATTTACATTCCTGCTCATAAAGATGGATACGAAGTAAAAACGGATATTGATGGTTCTATTTTAACTATTGCTGATGCGCCATGGCCAGGATTTACTCCTGATTTATTGAGTATTGTTTTGGTTGTAGCAACACAAGCTAAAGGCGATGTTTTAATTCATCAGAAAATGTTTGAAAGCCGTTTGTTTTTCGTAGATAAATTAATCGATATGGGAGCAAAAATTATGTTATGCGACCCGCACAGAGCGGTGGTTATGGGACATAATTTTGAGTCTCAATTGAAAGCAACAACCATGTCATCTCCTGATATTCGTGCAGGAATCTCATTATTGATTGCCGCTCTTTCAGCAAAAGGAACAAGTACAATCCAAAATATCGAGCAGATTGACCGTGGTTACGAGCGTATCGATGAGCGTTTAAGAGCAATTGGAGCAAAAATCGTGAGAGCGTAA
- a CDS encoding DUF4290 domain-containing protein, which produces MNEKYKKESANDVVFNLEYNSERQRLIIPEYGRHLQKLIDQATAIEDAETRNKAAKYIIQVMGSLNPHLRDVPDFQHKLWDQLFIMSDFKLNVDSPYPIPSRDVLQLKPDALQYPQNFPKYRFYGNNIKYMIDVANKWEDGEMKNALVMVIANHMKKSYLSWNKDTVKDDVIFEHLYELSGGKINLLQSSEELLNTTDLLRTNKRMSNKITPAGQPKIQSNKNNKGSGKPKPFQKNNNQK; this is translated from the coding sequence ATGAACGAAAAATATAAAAAAGAAAGTGCGAATGATGTTGTTTTTAATTTAGAATACAATTCTGAAAGACAACGGTTAATCATTCCGGAGTATGGTCGTCATTTGCAAAAACTGATCGATCAGGCTACTGCAATTGAAGATGCCGAAACACGCAACAAAGCTGCTAAATACATTATTCAGGTAATGGGAAGTTTGAATCCGCATTTGCGGGATGTGCCGGATTTTCAGCATAAATTATGGGATCAGCTTTTTATTATGTCTGATTTCAAATTGAATGTTGATTCACCATACCCAATTCCGTCTCGCGATGTTTTGCAATTAAAACCAGATGCTTTGCAGTATCCGCAGAATTTTCCAAAATACAGATTTTATGGAAACAATATCAAGTATATGATCGATGTTGCCAATAAATGGGAAGATGGCGAGATGAAAAATGCTTTGGTAATGGTGATTGCCAATCACATGAAAAAGTCGTATTTAAGCTGGAACAAAGATACCGTTAAAGACGATGTGATTTTTGAGCATCTGTATGAGTTGTCGGGAGGTAAAATCAATTTGCTTCAAAGTTCGGAGGAACTTTTAAATACAACCGATTTATTGCGTACCAATAAGCGTATGTCCAATAAGATTACACCGGCAGGACAGCCAAAAATCCAAAGTAATAAAAACAATAAAGGTTCGGGAAAACCAAAACCTTTTCAGAAAAATAATAATCAGAAGTAA
- a CDS encoding DUF493 family protein translates to MENDKEKNTAEFYERLKVELDNSNTWPAEYLYKFIVPSVDDNVERVEKAFDSMGAVIKTTKSKTGKFTSVSVDVTMHSADQVISKYKEVSTIEGIVSL, encoded by the coding sequence ATGGAGAACGATAAAGAAAAAAACACCGCTGAATTTTACGAAAGATTAAAAGTTGAGTTAGACAATTCAAATACCTGGCCAGCAGAATACTTGTATAAATTCATAGTACCTTCAGTAGATGATAATGTTGAGCGAGTTGAAAAAGCTTTTGACAGTATGGGAGCGGTTATCAAAACCACAAAATCTAAAACCGGTAAATTTACCAGCGTTTCGGTTGATGTTACCATGCATAGTGCTGACCAGGTGATTAGCAAATACAAAGAAGTTTCTACCATAGAAGGTATAGTTTCATTATAA
- a CDS encoding carboxylesterase family protein — protein MKKIIILLFTTLTFHNIHAQEIKTLTYFQNDTLKLDLDLYLPKKKANEKTPLILFAFGGGFSGGERTSEKDFGLFMAKNGYAVASISYSLYMKGKDFGCKGALTEKIKAIQIGVSDMWQATSFLIKNAAQYNLDTSKFFISGISAGAEIGFHASFWDYKLMNLYPNNLSPDFKYAGFIGGSGAIMDINLITKEKAIPMLLAHGNNDETVPYNVGSHRSCLTNASGWLILFGSYAVYSQMKDLHKNIELITFCGGGHEFSGYLFHEGQQYILDFVNNVLKGKKFESHLIVPSQKKSHGNYLFCE, from the coding sequence ATGAAAAAAATTATCATCTTACTTTTTACTACTCTCACTTTTCACAACATTCACGCACAGGAAATTAAAACTTTAACCTATTTCCAAAACGACACACTCAAACTGGATTTAGATTTATACCTGCCCAAGAAAAAAGCCAATGAAAAAACGCCATTAATCTTATTTGCATTTGGAGGAGGCTTTTCAGGTGGAGAACGAACCAGTGAAAAAGATTTTGGGCTTTTTATGGCGAAAAACGGCTACGCGGTTGCCAGCATCTCCTACAGCCTATACATGAAAGGAAAAGATTTTGGCTGTAAAGGCGCTTTAACCGAAAAGATAAAAGCAATTCAAATTGGCGTTAGTGATATGTGGCAAGCCACCTCATTTTTAATTAAAAATGCAGCCCAATACAATCTCGACACATCAAAATTCTTTATTTCCGGAATCAGTGCAGGTGCCGAAATTGGTTTTCACGCTTCGTTCTGGGATTACAAACTGATGAATTTGTACCCAAACAATTTATCTCCTGATTTCAAATATGCCGGTTTCATTGGAGGTTCGGGTGCTATTATGGACATTAATCTAATTACCAAAGAAAAAGCCATTCCAATGCTGCTAGCACACGGAAACAATGACGAAACGGTTCCTTACAATGTAGGCTCGCATCGCTCCTGCTTAACAAATGCTTCTGGTTGGTTGATTTTATTTGGATCTTATGCCGTGTACAGTCAAATGAAAGACTTACATAAAAATATAGAATTGATTACTTTTTGCGGAGGCGGGCACGAATTTTCGGGATATTTATTTCATGAAGGACAGCAATATATCCTGGATTTTGTAAATAACGTTTTGAAAGGCAAAAAATTCGAATCGCATCTAATCGTCCCTTCCCAAAAGAAAAGCCACGGGAATTATTTATTTTGCGAATAA
- a CDS encoding ATP-binding protein — MQKQIIVLIGGPGTGKSTLINELVARGYCCYPEISRQVTLEAQQRGIEQLFLEQPLLFSEMLLNGRIKQFENAIEEPHNVIFIDRGIPDVVAYMDYINDDYPESFVKACEDYKYSKTFILPPWEEIYESDTERYENFEQAEKIQKHLVDTYKKYGYDLIEVPKDTVENRILYILDKI, encoded by the coding sequence GTGCAAAAACAAATTATAGTTCTCATTGGAGGCCCGGGAACGGGAAAATCTACTCTCATCAACGAATTGGTAGCTCGTGGCTACTGCTGTTACCCAGAAATTTCAAGACAAGTTACACTCGAAGCGCAACAAAGAGGCATCGAACAATTATTTTTAGAACAACCTTTATTGTTCAGCGAAATGTTATTGAATGGCCGAATTAAACAATTTGAAAATGCGATTGAAGAACCTCACAATGTAATTTTTATCGACCGCGGAATTCCCGATGTTGTAGCTTACATGGATTACATTAATGATGATTATCCCGAGAGTTTTGTAAAAGCCTGTGAGGATTATAAATATTCAAAAACTTTCATTTTACCGCCATGGGAAGAAATTTACGAAAGCGACACTGAGCGTTACGAAAATTTTGAGCAGGCCGAAAAAATCCAAAAACATCTTGTTGATACCTATAAAAAATATGGCTACGACTTAATTGAAGTACCTAAAGATACGGTTGAAAACAGAATTCTTTATATCTTAGATAAAATTTAG
- a CDS encoding ATP-dependent DNA helicase RecQ, with product MPQAQEILSKYWKHDSFRPLQKEIIDSVLDGQDTFALLPTGGGKSICFQVPSMMLEGICLVISPLVALMKDQVANLQKRNIKAIALTGGIHTEEIIDLLDNCQYGNYKFLYLSPERLQSDWILERIKNLPINLIAIDEAHCVSQWGHDFRPAYLKISELKKYFPKIPFLALTATATPRVIEDIKTELGLKDPVLFQQSFERKNIAYMVFEVEDKLYRTEQILKKNPQPSIIYVRNRKSCINLSTQLQSLGFTSTYYHGGLSVKEKDKNMQLWMSEQAQVIVATNAFGMGIDKDNVKTVIHTQLPENLENYYQESGRAGRNGEKAFSVLLFNNSDATQTEQQFLNILPDKKFLKAMYIKLCNYFQIAYGEGLDESFSFKLNNFCNKYNFPTLKTYNALQFLNQQGIITLSQEFSEKITLQFIIESKEVIRYMSLNPNDEEIILAILRTYPGVYDIKTPFNLSLIAKKSHHTEEQVLALLEKLKEKEIIEYKAKNNDSTVLFNEVREDELTINRVSKYLEKQNELKKEQLSSVLYYIKETKTCKNRLILDYFGEETNENCGVCSYCITLKGKITEADSIADKILYLLKSTALTSREIQSQIKLDANDIILVLQQLLENNHITILANNKYTLKS from the coding sequence ATGCCACAAGCGCAGGAAATTCTTTCAAAATACTGGAAACACGACAGTTTCAGACCGTTGCAAAAGGAGATTATTGACTCTGTTTTGGACGGTCAGGATACCTTTGCCCTACTACCAACAGGAGGAGGAAAATCGATTTGTTTTCAGGTTCCAAGTATGATGCTGGAAGGCATTTGCTTAGTCATTTCACCTTTGGTTGCTCTTATGAAAGATCAGGTTGCCAACCTGCAGAAACGCAACATAAAAGCGATTGCACTAACAGGAGGTATTCATACCGAAGAAATCATAGACCTTCTTGACAATTGCCAATACGGCAATTACAAATTTTTATATCTTTCTCCTGAAAGACTGCAATCAGACTGGATACTGGAACGCATTAAAAACCTTCCGATTAATTTAATTGCAATCGACGAAGCGCATTGTGTTTCGCAATGGGGACACGATTTTCGCCCTGCTTATCTGAAAATTTCAGAACTTAAAAAATATTTCCCAAAGATTCCGTTTTTAGCTTTAACTGCAACAGCAACACCCAGAGTGATTGAAGACATTAAAACAGAATTGGGATTAAAAGACCCCGTACTTTTTCAGCAATCTTTTGAAAGAAAAAATATTGCCTACATGGTTTTTGAAGTCGAAGACAAGTTGTATCGCACCGAACAAATCTTAAAGAAAAACCCGCAGCCTTCTATTATATATGTACGGAATCGAAAATCGTGCATCAACCTCTCCACTCAATTACAATCATTGGGATTTACTTCAACCTATTACCATGGCGGACTTTCGGTTAAAGAAAAAGACAAAAACATGCAGCTTTGGATGTCGGAACAAGCTCAGGTTATTGTAGCGACTAATGCGTTTGGGATGGGAATCGACAAAGACAATGTGAAAACAGTCATTCATACACAACTACCGGAAAACTTAGAAAACTATTATCAGGAATCCGGAAGAGCGGGACGAAATGGAGAAAAAGCTTTCTCGGTATTGCTTTTTAACAATTCAGATGCCACTCAGACTGAACAGCAGTTTTTAAACATTCTGCCCGATAAAAAGTTTCTGAAAGCGATGTATATAAAACTCTGTAACTATTTTCAAATTGCGTACGGAGAAGGTTTAGACGAATCCTTTTCTTTTAAACTAAATAACTTTTGTAACAAATACAATTTTCCCACTTTAAAAACATATAATGCATTGCAGTTTTTAAACCAGCAGGGAATCATTACTTTGTCGCAGGAGTTCTCAGAAAAAATTACGTTACAATTTATAATCGAATCCAAAGAGGTGATTCGATACATGAGTCTCAACCCAAACGACGAGGAAATTATATTAGCAATTCTAAGAACTTACCCCGGAGTTTATGATATTAAAACTCCTTTTAATCTTTCGCTGATTGCAAAAAAATCACACCACACAGAAGAACAGGTTTTAGCTCTATTAGAAAAATTAAAAGAGAAAGAAATTATCGAATACAAAGCCAAAAACAACGATTCAACTGTATTATTCAATGAAGTGCGCGAAGACGAATTAACCATAAATCGCGTTTCTAAATATCTGGAAAAACAGAATGAACTCAAAAAAGAACAACTTTCTTCCGTCCTCTATTATATAAAAGAAACCAAAACCTGTAAAAACAGATTGATTCTGGATTATTTTGGAGAAGAAACCAACGAAAATTGTGGCGTTTGTTCCTATTGCATTACGCTAAAGGGAAAAATAACTGAAGCCGATTCGATTGCAGATAAAATTCTGTATTTGTTAAAATCAACCGCTTTGACTTCCAGAGAAATTCAGTCTCAAATTAAACTGGATGCCAATGATATTATTTTGGTACTTCAGCAATTATTAGAAAACAATCATATCACCATACTGGCGAACAATAAATACACTTTAAAATCATAA
- the fmt gene encoding methionyl-tRNA formyltransferase yields the protein MEKLRIIFMGTPEFAVGILDTILKNNYDVVGVITAADKPAGRGQKIKYSAVKEYALANNLTLLQPTNLKDESFLAELKALNANLQIVVAFRMLPKVVWEMPEFGTFNLHASLLPNYRGAAPINWAIINGETKTGVTTFFIDDKIDTGAMILNSEIAIEPEENAGHLHDRLMVLGSETVIDTLKVIESRNVKTTIQEDTAEIKTAYKLNKENCKIDWTKSGAEINNLIHGLSPYPASWCFLKDKEEEQTIKIYEAKLLSETHTHEAGSLICSKKEIKVAVKNGYIQILSLQLPGKKRMQVAELLNGITFSESAKVY from the coding sequence ATGGAAAAATTGAGAATTATTTTCATGGGGACTCCCGAATTTGCTGTCGGCATTTTGGACACCATTCTTAAAAACAACTACGATGTCGTTGGCGTAATTACCGCAGCAGACAAACCTGCAGGTCGCGGACAAAAAATAAAATACTCTGCAGTAAAAGAATATGCACTGGCAAACAACCTTACGTTACTTCAGCCAACAAACTTAAAAGACGAGAGTTTTTTAGCTGAGCTAAAAGCTCTCAATGCGAATTTACAAATTGTAGTTGCCTTCAGAATGCTTCCAAAAGTAGTCTGGGAAATGCCTGAATTTGGAACATTTAACCTTCACGCTTCCTTATTACCAAATTACCGTGGTGCCGCACCAATTAACTGGGCCATTATTAACGGAGAAACCAAAACCGGAGTCACCACCTTCTTTATAGATGACAAAATAGATACCGGAGCAATGATCCTGAATTCGGAAATTGCAATTGAGCCGGAAGAAAATGCCGGACACTTACACGACCGACTTATGGTATTAGGAAGCGAAACTGTTATTGATACTTTAAAAGTTATTGAAAGCAGAAATGTAAAAACTACCATTCAGGAAGACACCGCCGAAATAAAAACCGCTTACAAATTAAACAAAGAAAACTGCAAAATTGACTGGACCAAATCCGGTGCAGAAATCAACAATCTCATTCACGGTTTAAGTCCGTATCCGGCATCCTGGTGCTTCTTAAAAGACAAAGAAGAAGAACAAACCATCAAAATATACGAGGCAAAACTACTTTCAGAAACACATACTCACGAAGCCGGAAGTCTGATTTGCAGTAAAAAAGAAATCAAAGTTGCAGTTAAAAATGGATACATTCAAATTTTAAGTTTACAGTTGCCCGGAAAAAAAAGAATGCAGGTGGCAGAATTACTAAATGGAATAACTTTTTCTGAAAGCGCCAAAGTCTATTAA
- a CDS encoding HU family DNA-binding protein, with protein sequence MNKSELIDAIAADAGITKAAAKLALESFLGNVGATLKKGGRVSLVGFGSWSVSARAARDGRNPQTGKTIQIAAKNVVKFKAGAELEGAVN encoded by the coding sequence ATGAACAAATCAGAATTAATCGATGCTATCGCTGCTGATGCAGGAATCACAAAAGCTGCGGCAAAATTAGCTTTAGAGTCATTTTTAGGGAACGTAGGAGCTACTCTAAAGAAAGGTGGGAGAGTTTCATTAGTAGGTTTTGGATCATGGTCTGTATCTGCTAGAGCTGCAAGAGACGGTAGAAACCCGCAAACAGGAAAAACTATTCAAATCGCTGCGAAAAATGTTGTAAAATTCAAAGCTGGTGCTGAATTAGAAGGTGCGGTGAACTAA
- a CDS encoding YqgE/AlgH family protein, translated as MISEKLKKGHLLIAEPSIIGDLSFNRSVILLADHNKEGSIGFIINKPLKYTINDLIPEIEASFKIYNGGPVEQDNLYFIHNIPELIPNSVEISNGIYWGGDFESTKDLINNGSISKNNIRFFLGYTGWDENQLENEMQGNSWIIADNSYKNKIIGKSTTHFWKEQIIELGGDYLIWSNAPENPYLN; from the coding sequence ATGATTTCAGAAAAATTAAAAAAAGGACACCTGCTTATTGCCGAGCCTTCTATAATTGGAGATTTATCATTTAATAGATCGGTAATTTTATTAGCAGACCATAACAAAGAAGGATCAATAGGATTTATCATTAATAAACCTTTAAAGTACACTATTAATGACCTGATTCCTGAGATTGAAGCCTCTTTCAAGATATATAACGGAGGTCCTGTTGAACAGGACAACCTTTATTTTATTCACAATATTCCAGAGTTAATCCCGAATAGTGTTGAGATTTCTAATGGAATTTATTGGGGAGGTGATTTTGAATCGACCAAAGACTTAATAAACAACGGATCTATCAGTAAAAATAACATTCGTTTTTTCTTAGGGTATACCGGTTGGGATGAAAATCAGCTTGAGAATGAAATGCAGGGAAACTCCTGGATCATTGCCGATAATAGTTATAAAAACAAAATTATCGGAAAATCAACCACCCATTTCTGGAAAGAGCAAATCATTGAACTTGGAGGCGACTATCTTATTTGGTCAAATGCACCTGAAAATCCATATCTGAATTAA
- a CDS encoding aminotransferase class IV: MINFNGNIVAEEDNILTQNRTFLYGDGVFETVKIINNKILFLEDHYFRLMASMRVVRMEIPMNFTMEYFEEQILSLVQQKGISASARARITVFRKEGGLYLPKTNEVSYLIHATALEDVLYALNSAEYEVDLYKDFYVTKQLLSSIKTTNKMINVTGSIFAHENGLANCILLNDTKNVVEVLQGNLFMVVGKKLITPPISEGCLNGVMRKQILALAKKVEGIEVIEEIISPFDLQKADELFLTNVIMGIQPITKYRKKDFTSNLAHLLLQKLNESISEN, translated from the coding sequence ATGATTAATTTTAACGGAAATATAGTAGCAGAAGAAGATAATATATTAACTCAAAACCGCACATTTTTATACGGAGATGGTGTTTTTGAAACAGTAAAAATTATCAATAATAAAATCTTGTTCCTGGAAGATCATTATTTCAGATTAATGGCTTCCATGCGTGTGGTTCGAATGGAAATTCCAATGAATTTTACCATGGAATATTTTGAAGAGCAGATTTTAAGTCTGGTTCAGCAAAAAGGAATTTCGGCATCTGCCAGAGCCAGAATTACTGTTTTTAGAAAAGAGGGGGGGCTTTATTTGCCTAAAACAAATGAGGTTTCCTATTTAATTCACGCAACAGCACTTGAAGATGTTTTATATGCTTTAAATTCAGCTGAATACGAAGTGGATTTGTATAAGGATTTTTATGTGACTAAGCAATTGTTATCGTCTATCAAAACTACTAATAAGATGATAAACGTTACCGGAAGTATTTTTGCTCATGAAAATGGTTTGGCCAATTGTATTTTACTTAACGATACTAAAAATGTAGTTGAGGTATTACAGGGGAATTTATTTATGGTTGTGGGTAAAAAACTTATAACTCCGCCAATTTCTGAAGGCTGTCTTAACGGTGTGATGCGCAAGCAGATTTTAGCTTTGGCTAAAAAAGTAGAGGGCATAGAAGTAATAGAAGAAATAATTTCACCATTTGATCTTCAAAAAGCAGATGAATTATTTCTGACTAATGTGATCATGGGGATTCAGCCGATCACGAAATATCGAAAAAAGGACTTTACAAGTAATTTAGCTCACCTGTTATTACAAAAGCTGAATGAATCCATTTCTGAAAATTAA
- a CDS encoding START-like domain-containing protein, translating to MDPKIRYEIEFPINSSPQLLYQYISTPSGLSEWFADNVNSRGEFFTFIWNDSQEKARLASKKTGEKVKFKWVDESSKDTEYFFELHILVDELTKDVSLMVVDFADKEEVGEAKQLWENQISDLKHLIGSV from the coding sequence ATGGATCCAAAAATACGTTACGAAATCGAGTTTCCGATCAATTCTTCGCCGCAACTATTGTATCAATATATATCAACTCCGTCAGGATTATCAGAATGGTTTGCTGATAATGTAAATTCAAGAGGAGAATTTTTTACTTTTATATGGAACGACTCACAGGAAAAAGCGCGTTTGGCTTCCAAAAAAACAGGTGAAAAAGTCAAATTCAAATGGGTGGATGAAAGCAGTAAAGACACCGAGTATTTTTTTGAATTGCACATTCTGGTTGATGAACTTACCAAAGACGTATCGTTAATGGTAGTAGATTTTGCTGATAAAGAAGAAGTAGGAGAAGCTAAACAACTGTGGGAGAATCAGATCTCAGATCTGAAACATCTTATCGGATCTGTTTAG
- a CDS encoding DUF6642 family protein, whose product MDSEKFIFCLEGVPDIENNFVTLVVKNLEEIAIDQGIASIYKTCDTIEGLEESLNVLLYEDHNFKDYEIIYLVMPGEPNNICLHDYYYSLEEIAELFEGKMKGKIIHFANLKVLDLNDEEAQYFLDITGARAISGYGSTYNKIASCSTIDKAFFSLYQENDNITEVVEELYQKHYALCKLLDFRLYY is encoded by the coding sequence ATGGATTCCGAAAAATTCATCTTCTGCCTCGAAGGTGTTCCTGACATCGAAAACAATTTTGTCACCCTGGTAGTAAAAAACCTGGAAGAAATTGCTATTGATCAGGGTATCGCCAGTATTTACAAAACTTGCGATACCATTGAAGGCTTAGAAGAAAGCCTGAATGTTTTACTTTATGAAGATCACAATTTTAAAGATTACGAAATTATTTATTTGGTAATGCCAGGCGAACCCAACAACATCTGCCTGCATGATTACTATTATAGTCTGGAAGAAATCGCAGAACTTTTTGAAGGAAAAATGAAAGGAAAAATTATTCATTTTGCCAATTTAAAAGTACTTGATTTAAACGACGAAGAAGCACAGTACTTTTTGGACATTACCGGTGCGCGGGCGATTTCGGGTTACGGCTCTACTTATAATAAGATAGCCAGCTGCAGTACCATCGACAAAGCTTTTTTTAGCCTGTATCAGGAAAATGACAACATTACAGAAGTGGTGGAAGAACTTTATCAGAAACATTATGCTCTTTGCAAATTACTTGATTTTAGACTGTATTATTAA
- a CDS encoding helix-turn-helix domain-containing protein — protein MKSNANGEIKTYGAKVFREKFLGQENPMHLLFKSSSDHFFCLEMEEMMQLRYAVPPSKHSCHTILFVTSGVHVAKVGFEEYQTNPNEMLVVPAGQIFSIEHINTKHIGFICQFHPDVLIGKYGNSEMLNDFDFLKIGGNPKIIISPDNFHFIVNLFKRLQAAYLETEIDNADIVQSYLMALFFEMNKNAPKTSKSNTAAAVIFAKFKKLIYANIRTHHQVNYYASLLNVTPNHLNKSVKSATGKSAVKWIDETILTEAKYLLYQTTFSVSEIAMQVGHEDHSYFSRFFKKHEGITPIQYRKLIDKS, from the coding sequence ATGAAAAGCAATGCCAACGGAGAGATAAAAACCTATGGCGCGAAAGTATTTCGTGAAAAATTTCTGGGACAGGAAAATCCAATGCATTTATTGTTTAAATCCAGCTCTGACCATTTTTTTTGTCTGGAAATGGAAGAAATGATGCAGCTTCGTTACGCTGTTCCTCCTTCAAAACACAGTTGTCACACCATACTTTTTGTAACTTCGGGAGTTCACGTTGCAAAGGTTGGTTTCGAAGAATATCAAACCAATCCAAATGAAATGCTTGTTGTTCCGGCCGGGCAAATTTTCTCTATTGAGCATATTAACACGAAACATATTGGTTTTATTTGCCAGTTTCATCCGGATGTTTTGATCGGTAAATACGGCAACAGTGAAATGCTAAATGATTTCGACTTTCTTAAAATTGGAGGAAATCCAAAAATTATAATCTCTCCGGACAACTTCCATTTTATAGTGAATCTCTTTAAGCGTTTACAGGCTGCTTATCTTGAAACTGAAATCGATAATGCTGATATCGTTCAGTCTTATTTAATGGCTTTGTTCTTTGAGATGAATAAAAATGCTCCCAAAACATCTAAAAGCAATACAGCCGCAGCTGTTATTTTTGCTAAGTTCAAAAAACTCATTTACGCTAATATCAGGACGCATCATCAGGTAAATTATTATGCCTCTTTACTTAATGTTACCCCCAATCATTTAAACAAATCGGTCAAATCGGCAACCGGCAAGTCTGCGGTCAAATGGATTGATGAGACCATTTTAACAGAAGCTAAATACCTATTGTATCAAACTACCTTTTCTGTAAGTGAAATCGCCATGCAGGTAGGACACGAGGATCATTCTTACTTTAGCCGTTTCTTTAAAAAACACGAAGGAATCACTCCTATTCAATATCGAAAATTGATTGATAAATCCTAA